One Helicobacter pylori genomic window, TTGAAAGCTTGACGCTTTAAGCTTTCAAATGGTCATTGAGTTGCAATAATTCTGCGCTATTTTCTACTTTTTTGATAAAATCATTAATAGCATAACAACATATATTAATATTGTCTTTGAATTGGGCAAATTCCGCATATTCTTTGGCATCATCATGGATATTTGGAGCTACAAAAACACTAAATTTTTCTCTAATATCAGTGCTATTTTTAATCAATTCTTTTAAATGTCTGGCAATAGGTATCATTTCCAAGGTACTTTGACTTCTATCTCTAATCAAGCTCACTTCTATATAACTTTGGGCTTTTGTGTCCATAGCTACAATATCAGGTTTGTTGCCGCTTGCTGTGTATACGGGCAAGCCTTCATCATCGCTTTTATAATTGGGTATCACGCTTAAATTTTCAAAATGTTGTTTCAAGAAAATAGCGCTTAAAAATTCCAAGCGTAAAGGTTTATCAATGAGTCTTAAAAAACTATCTTTTGATTCTTGCTTGTTACAAGTAATGAGTAATTCTTGCTTGATAAAATCTTTAGTATAAGTGGTTGCTAGTTCATTCAATTTGCTTGATTTAACGCTCTCATTAGCGCTGATTGGAGTAACGCTAACAAGAAAGCTATCCACGATTGACATGTAGTTAAAAAAGGCGAGTTTGTTAGCTTGAGTGTCGTTTAAATAATCCCCTTTAAAAGCCTTATGAGTTTGTAAAATGTAATCTATTTTATTATTTTCATTAGTATTAATATCAATAAACCTACCATTACCACGCAATGAAATAAGTCCTGTAATACGCATTTTTCTAATGTATTCATCAACGGCTTCGTTAGTGATTTGGCTCATTTTAAATCGTGTTTTATTAACACTTTCTAAAAGTTTTAGGCATTTTTCATAGATAAATTCATCTGAGTAACTGAATTCTGTCTTATTGATAGTAACAATTTCTTGTCTTAAATGAATGATATAGTCATAAAGCCCATTAGCGTTATCATCTTTCCAACAAAGTAAGATAGGGATTTCTTTGACAGATAGGGGGGTTAGATGGGCATTTTTGAGCCGTTTTAAAAGCGAGAGCAATAATTTGAAAGGGTTGTTATGGTTTAAGTTCTTTTTGTAAGGGTTTCCCACTTCATATTTAGACAGAGCGTTTAAAAATATAGCCCCAACTACGCTTTCATCAACGCTTTCTTTAAAAGCATCGTTTTCTTTATCATAATAAGCAAGAATAAGCATCCTAGTGCTATCGCTGATGAGTATCTTCTCATATTTTGCATAGTAGCAAAACCCAAACTCACACATAAGCTTATACCAAGTGTCAAACCGACTTTCCCATCCATGCTCAAAACCCATCTCTTTATGATTTTGTGGGGATATTTCTATAATGCGTTCTAACTCTTCATCGCTAAAGACATACTCATTGGAGTCAAATTTTTCTTTCAATTCTTTATTTTGATTGATAGAAGTAGGTCTATAAAGCCTATGATCCAAAACGGATTTGATAATTTGCATAATCGTTGAAGATTTAAGGATTTGATTTTCAAACTTTCCTAAAACAGCTAAAAATTGTCCTATTCTTTTAGGGTTTCGCATGGTGGTTGAAAAGCTTAAAATTTTTCGTGCCGGTTTTTTAGTCATAATAATTGCCTATAATTAGTTACAAAGATTTCTTGACTATCTTCTTTAATAGTGTTGTCATTATAACTGATATAATTACTTTTGATATTAAAAATATAATATTTTTTAGCCCATTCTTTTAAAATAGAATTGGTCTCTCCCTTGTGATAAATAAGATTAGTTATACCAAATAAAACTCCCTTTTTATCTAGGCTATCTAAAGCACCATATAGGGCTATCTCATTATTGCTATCCCATAACTTGTTGTATTCACTATTTGAGATTAAATAAGGGGGGTCAAAATAAACATAATCATCTTTTAAATAGGTAGTATGGTTAAGAAAATCAATATAATCATTATTATGAAAAATAATGGTGTTTTGTTGCATAAAGTCTAGGTAGTTTTTTAGGGCATTATAAACATTTTCGTTAAAATCTACATTACCTACGGGTAAATTAAAAAGCCCTTTAGAATTAAATCTAATCATGTGATTAAACCCATAAATTAAAAGCAAATACAAATAAAGCATGTTGTTTTGATTGGAATTAAAATTAGCCCTTAGTTTTTCATAAGCTATTTTATTGTATTTAGCGTAGTAAGTTTTTATATATTGTTTTTTCAATTCACTAGGAGCTGTAATCCCCTTAAAAGAGAAAGACAAGCCATAATGAATGATGATTTTAGACAATTCATCAAAAAGCTCACAAGCATTGAACTTGCTTAAAGTTTTATGTAAATTGATAATGTTAGTATCTATGTCATTAGCTAAGTATCTTTTAGCCTTAGTGTTTAAAAACACGCTACCCCCACCCACAAAAGGCTCAATAAATTGATTAATGTTATTTGGGAATAGCTTATTGAGCTGTGGCATGAGTTTATATTTATCCCCTACATAGAAAAAGGGAGAACGAATACTTTTTTTCAAGGCTTCACTTCCACTATAAATAAAAATTCTTTATGCTCTTTAAAATCAGTTTTTCCTGAATTAAAAAAACTATGAGCCTTTTCTTTAACGCTTAATTTTCCTTTTTGACTCAAAATTCCCACTAAATCTTTAAAGTCTATTTTATTTTGCGAAGAGCTAGACTTAGAATTATAGGTATTATTATAAGTTAAAGCAATCCTTTTACAATCTAGTTTTTCAATTAAATCGCTCAATTCTTTCTTGGCATTAGAGCGACAATATTCGCTCATGTTCTCGCATAATGGCTTTAAAGCTGTTCCATAGAGTTTGGGTTTTTTCCACTGCACTAGGTTTTCATAGAGATGATAAAACCGGCTGTATTGCCTTGAATTGTATGGAGGGTCAATAAAGACTAAGTCTATTTTTAAGGTTTTAGCCAATTCGTTAGCGTTTTTTCTCTCTATCATGATATTTTTATCATGCTTTATAGGGCTAATAAGCTCAAAAATAAATTTATCTTGCAAAATCTCTTTTTTCCTATAAGCTTCATAATGCCCCACCGTGTTAGCTATCTTATCCATTGAATAAATCAGGCTTGTTAATAAAATATCTTTATTTAATTTATCTAAGTTCAAGCTTTCTATATGCTCTCTAATGCTACCGATTTTGATACAATCTTTATAGCTGAAAAATTTGCCGCTAAAATGTTGGCTAAAATAATTTTCTTCTAGCTTTAAAGCTTGAGTATAATATTCTTTCAGTTCTTCAAGCACCTTAAAATCAGCGTCTTGCCCCCTAAAAAAAGCATGATAAATGACTTCATTAGAAAATAAAATATCATTTATAATAATGTTTTTAATGTTAGGAATAGTGGCAAATTGACCAGCCACTACCCCACTTCCGGCAAAAATATCGCACACGCTTTTGATATTATTTAATTTTAAATTCCCAAATACCCACTCTATAAGCTTGGTTTTTGAGCCGATATACCGGCGGTTTTTTAGATTAAATCTTTCCACTAGCCACCTTTAAACTAAGAGAATAAAACCACTTAATGACATATAAGATTTAAAAATCACAACCTCTTATTAAGCTTTTTAAAATACCAAAGACTAAGAGCTAAAAATACGAAAAAGGGCGATAGCACGCCTATTTCAGGAATGAGTATCCCTGAAATGCTGAACTTCCCTAAAGCAAAGAATAGCCCCCACACAACAAGCGTGATAATGATAAACTTTAGCCCTAAAAGAGCCAAGTTTTCATAGCGGGCGAGACTGGGCGAAAAATAAGCGATTAAAACGCTTAAAAACGGCACAAAAAAGGGCAAAATCGCAAACACATACAGAAATGAGCGCACTTTTTTCGTGTCGGCGTTTTGGCGCACTAAAGCATGCAAGGATAAAAGAGCGTCTGTGATAGAAACCGCGGGCTTGTTTTGGTAAATGGTGTCTAAAACTTTAGGGCGGAAATTTTTGAGCGTTTTAAAGGTTTCTAAACGCGTGGTGTTTAAAGCGTTTGCGCCCAGTTCAAAACTTAAGGGCATTTCATAGATAGTAGTGTCATGCAAGATCCAATACTTGTCTTCAAAAAAAGCTTCTTTAGCTTCAGCGTAAGATTCTAAAGTCTTATCTTTTAGGCGAAAAACCTTGATATTTTGGGCTTTTTGCAATAAGGGATTAATCTTATCAAAATACACATAATCATCGTTGTATTTCACTAACAAATGCTCTGAAACGCTTAAAGAATTGTCTTTGTAGATCAAATTTTGCGTTTTTTCTTCCATGTACACAAAAGGAGTCGCGTTCAACCCCACATAAACAGCCGTGAAAAACAAGCTGATGAAAAAAATAGGGTTTAAAATCTGGCGTTTGGAAAAGCCAATGGAGAGCAAGGCGGTGTATTGGTTGGATTTAATGAATGCGATATAAAATAAAACCATCGCCAAAAGCAAGGAAATGGGCAAGGTGTAATTGAGCGCAAATAAAATGTCATAGGTGAAAAATAAAATAATCATGTTCGCAGAATCGGGCATTTTATCGGCGTATTTCAGGCTGTCAATGCCTACAAAAAACAATTCTAAAGCTAAAAGCACGATTAAAAAGTATTTGAAATAATACCACCCCACAAATCTAAACAAACGCACTTTAAACCCTTAACTTTCTATGATTAAAGGTTTTTTAAGCGTGAAACGATTTTGCATGGCGTTAAAATCATGGCTTTCTATAAAAAATTTTAGGGCGTTTTTGGCATGTTCAAACACAGCGTTTTTTAAAGGCTCTTCGTTTTTGTGGAATTTTGAAAGCACATGCTCAATCACGCCAATCCCTTTAGAAATCCCTACCCTCAAGCGGTAATAAGAATTCGAACACAATAAATCAATGGACTTTAAGCCATTATGCCCCCCATTCCCCCCACCCTTTTTAAACCTCACAACGCCTAAAGGTAAATCCAAGTCGTCATGGACAATTAAAAGCTCTTCAGTTTTGTAAAAATTTTTAGCGCTTAAAACGCTCTCGCCGCTCAAATTCATGTAAGTTTGGGGCTTGAGTAAGATAAAATCCTTATAAACGCATAAACAAGCGTTGTGTTTGGGAGAAAAAGTGAAAGAAAGATCCAATTCGCTAACGAGCGAATCTAAAATATCAAAACCAGCGTTGTGTCTGGTGTGAGCGTAACGCAAAGTAGGGTTGCCTAAACCCACTAAAAGCGCCATAACTTCAAATCACTTCGCTTTAATCACACCGATCACAGCGATAGAATCATGATCTAAAATCTTAACATTCTCATGTTTTTCTAAATCGCGCACCAAAATAGACTCATTCACATCTAAAGGGGCTACATCCACTAAATAGTGATCGGGCAAATGCTCTGGAGCGCATTCCACGCTGATACGCTTTTTAGAGAGCATCAAAATCCCTTTATTTTTCAAGCCCACTGGAGTGCCTTGGTGTTTGACGGGGACTTTAAATTTGGACTTCACGCCCTTAGTAACAGCGAGTAAATCCACATGGATAAGCTCGTTAGTAACGGGGTTTTTTTGGTATTCTTGAACCACGACTTCAAAAGTCTTATCCCCTAATTTCACCGGGAAAATCAAATGCTTTTTTTCCTTAAGGTATTTAATGAAAGGGTTTAATTTGAACGCACCATTCACGTTTTCAATGCCCTTTCCATAAACATTTGCGATTAGATAGCCATCTTTTTTTAAAGCTTTAGCGTTAGCTTTAGTAATACTCTCTCTAATAACGCCTTCTAACATGTCAATCCTTTAAAATAAAATAAGGGCTTATTCTATCCAAAAAACCCTTAAAAATCAAAAACTGCTTAAAAGCTTTTCAAAGGATTGTTTGAACGCTATCAAGCCTTCTTTAAGGAGTTTTTGAGCGGTGTTTTCTAAATCAATGTTGTGCGTTTTTAATTCTTTTTTGAACGCTTCAATTTTTGCACTTTTTAAAGGGGTTTGATACTCGGTGTTTGGGTCAAGCAAATAAGCGTTTAAAGCCTCTAGGGGGGCTGTATTGATAGAGTTTTTAAAACACAGCGCTTTAATGTAATAATCTTTAGCTAAAGCGTTGGATTTAACGCCTGTGGATGCAAAAAGAGTGCTTGTTAGCTTATTCGCATGCTGACTGATTTGATAATAGCACTCGGTAGCGTTCATGATCCCGCTTTGAGCTTGCAAATTTTTTGGCGCTAAAGGGTCTATTTCTTTGTCAAATCGTGAGACAAACACGCTAATGACCGCTCTTTTTTGCACTTCTTTGGCTAAGATTTGAGCGGTTTCACCGGCAATTTTAGGCGAAAAGACTAAAGTTACATTAACAGGAATAGAAGCTTTAGTTAAAGCGCTAATGACTTCAAGAGCGCTTTCGCTCGCTGGGACTTTAATCATCACATTAGGGCGGTTTAGTGTTTTGAATAACCGCTTGGCTTCATCAATGCTTTTAATGGCATCATCTTCTAAAAAAGGGTCAATTTCTAGGCTAATGTAGCCGTTGTTAGGGTCTTTTTCATATAAAGGCATTAACGCGCTGGAAGCTTGTAAAATATCCTTTAGCGCCAAAGTTTCATAAATTTCTTTAGCTTTTTTGCCTTTGAGTTTAGCGATTTCATCTTGATAAAACGCGCTTTTTATGATCGCTTCGCAAAACAAACTGGGGTTACTCGTCGCCCCGCAAATAGCCCCCTTATTGATGAGCTTTAAAAAGTCGTTTTCTAAAAAATCCCTTTCTATAAAATCGCACCACAAACTAAATTCTTGCATGTTTCATCCTTGTTTTAAATTGAGATAATAATCTTTAACGACTTCCTGGTCGCTAAAAAAAATCGTTTTGTCTTTAAAGATTTGAATGTTTTCATCGCCCTTGCCTAAAATCAACAACACCTCATCGCCTTTTAAATTTTCTAAAGCGTTTAAAATGGCTTTTTTTCGGTCTTTTTCTACAATGACTTTAGAAGAATCGCTGATGCCTTTTAAAATATCCTTAATAATGTCTTCTTCGTTTTCGCTTCTGGGGTTGTCTGAAGTTAAGATGATTTTATGCGCATAACAGCTCGCTATTGCTCCCATTTTAGGGCGCTTGGTTTTATCCCTATCGCCCCCTGCTCCAAAAAGAGCGGTGATTTTTTGGTCTTTAAAGCTTTCAAAGACTTGTTGCATGCCGTCTGTGGTGTGGGCAAAATCCACAACTACTAAAGGTTGAGAATGCACAATTTCCAAACGCCCCTTCACCCCATAAAAGTTTTCTAATAACGGCACAATCGCTTCTAGCGGTAATTGAGTGAGTAATTTAACCCCTAAAACGCCCGCTAAAATATTATAAAGGTTGTAACGCCCTAAAAGGAGGGAATGGACAAGAGCGATTTCTTTAAGATTAGGATCTCTTAAATTTTGTTGGTAGCATAAAGACGCGCTGATGGAGGGGTTGAGCGAAAAGGCTTGAACGTTTAAATGCGCTTTTTTATCCAGCGCGTAAGTGTGCGCGTTAATGGGGTTAAAAAGGGCGTTTGTTTCATCTCTGTTAATCACTTTCAAGCCCTCATCTTTAAAAAAGCTGTTTTTAGCGTCTCTGTAATTTTCTATGCTTTCGTGGAAATCTAAATGATCGCTTGTGATATTAGTGAGAACTTTAAGGGCGAAATCAAGCCCAGCGGTGCGCTTTTGGACAATCGCATGGGAGCTCACTTCCATAATAAAGTATTCACACTCCAAACGCACCGCTTCTTCTAAATCGCTATAAAGCTCTAAAAGAGTGGGCGTGGTCAAGCCCTTTTCTTTGATTCGTTCATCGTTGATAAAAAACCCTCTTGTGCCTAAAAGAGCGGTCTTTTTATTCAAATCTAAGAGCAAGGAATACATCAAACTCGCTGTGGTTGTTTTACCATTAGTGCCAGTAATCCCTACAATTTTAATCTTAAAATCAAAGTAGTTTTTAAGCTCGTTAAAATCTAAAATAGCCAGGTTTTTTTCTGCAATTAAAGGAGAGTATTTTTCATTTAAAGGCGTTTTGACAAAAAGGATTTCTTCAGGGTTTTCTAAAACTTCATTCGTGTTATCGCTTAAAAAAGAATAGGTGTGGTTTTGATAAGTTAGGGTTTTTTTAAGCTTCATTCTTTAAGCCTTATTGGATTTGAGAGCGTCTTCTAAAAGAGAACGCAAAAATTTATCGTAAATAAAAGAATCTTCATGCATGTTTTCAATGTAATTTATTGCTAATTCATAATAGCCATAATGGTTCAATTCTTTCAAAAATTCATAAAAATCCTCTTTATTGTCAAAAATCACCCTAGAGCTGAACATCAAATCTTCAAACGCTTCCTTAAAACCGCGCTCCAAACTCAAGCGTTTGAAATCCGCATACAAAATGCCGTTCAACTCCTCGCCTTTTTGAGAAATTTGCGCATCAATCTTTTCAGCCATTTGGTTTAGCCCCTCATCAAAAGAAGCGATCAAATTGATGATTTGCTCTTCAGCCTGGTTTTTTAAACTCCGTTTTTGCATAGCGATCAAGCTTTGATACAATTCATAAAAGCTATGGGCTTCTTTAGGGAAATCCTTAGCGATGTCGCTTAATAACGCCCCCACTTTGGCTTTTTGGTTGTCTTTATCCAAAAACAACACTTCAGAAAAAAGGCGTAACGCTTCAGCGTAATGGGCTTGCTTGAACGCTAAAAAGCCATCTTTAATCAACACGCGCTTTTTAAATTCATAATCAAACTTTTGCATGCCTATAGTCCTTAAAGCTTATCAAACTCCTTAGCGTTTTCTAAGCACACCACTTCTAAATTGGGGTGAATGTCCATTTTAAGCTGCCTTTCAATGACATTTTTTAAAGTGATTTTACTGCTAGAGCAAGTCTTACACGCTCCCTCTAAAGCCACATAAATTTTCATGCTTTTCACCCCTAGCACTTCAATATTACCGCCATCTTTGAGCAAGTAAGGGCGGATTTTTTCTATCACAATACGCACCGGTTTTTGTAAATCTTCATCGCTAAATTCTATCATTTTTAAAAACCTTATTTTTAAAATTTTACTTTAAGATACCATATAATGAGCCATTTTTATCAAACAACGCTTTTTAAGAGTGGCTCAAGGGCTAATTGGATAGAATGGATTCACTATTAGGATAAGGTTTTGATGACGATATGGAAATTAAAAACATCAAAGAGTTTGAAAAAGCTTCCAAAAAACTCCAAAAAGACACTTTAAAGATCGCTCTCGCTCTTTTGTTTCTCATTGGCGCTGCTTTGCTCGCTCTCATTTTTGGGCAGGCTAATTCTAAGGGATTGTTGCTCATCTTTGCGGCTGTGATTGGGGGCTATATGGCGATGAATATTGGCGCTAATGACGTGTCTAATAATGTCGGCCCTGCCGTAGGCTCTAAAGCCATTAGCATGGGCGGGGCGATTTTGATCGCTGCGATTTGTGAAATGCTTGGAGCGATCATTGCCGGGGGGGAAGTGGTTTCTACGATTAAGGGCCGTATCGTTTCGCCTGAATTTATTAATGATGCGCATGTTTTCATCAATGTCATGTTGGCTAGCTTACTCAGTGGGGCGTTGTGGTTGCATGTGGCGACTTTAATTGGTGCTCCTGTTTCCACTTCACACTCTGTAGTGGGGGGGATTATGGGGGCTGGAATGGCAGCAGCTGGAATGTCTGCTATTAATTGGCATTTCTTATCAGGCATTGTGGCCAGTTGGGTAATCTCGCCTTTAATGGGGGCTTTGATAGCCATGTTTTTTTTAATGCTCATTAAAAAGACTATCGCTTATAAAGAAGATAAAAAGAGCGCGGCTTTAAAGGTCGTGCCTTATTTGGTAGCGTTGATGAGCTTAGCCTTTAGCTGGTATTTGATGGTTAAGGTTTTAAAACGCCTCTATGCGGTGGGTTTTGAAATCCAACTGGCTTGCGGTTGCATCCTTGCACTTTTAATCTTTATCCTTTTTAAAAGATTTGTGTTAAAGAAAGCCCCGCAATTAGAAAACAGCCATGAAAGCATTAATGAGCTTTTCAATGTCCCTTTGATTTTTGCCGCTGCGCTTTTAAGCTTTGCGCATGGGGCTAATGATGTGGCTAACGCTATAGGCCCTTTAGCGGCCATCAGTCAAACTTTAGAAGATGCAAATAGCCCTATAGGGAATACTTTAAGCTCTGTGCCGTTGTGGATTATGGTAGTGGGGGCAGCTGGGATCGCTTTAGGCTTGAGTTTGTATGGGCCAAAACTCATTAAAACGGTGGGGTCTGAAATCACAGAATTAGACAAAATGCAAGCCTTTTGCATTGCGCTTTCTGCAGTCATCACCGTGCTTTTAGCCTCTCAATTAGGCTTGCCGGTAAGCTCTACGCATATTGTGGTGGGCGCGGTGTTTGGGGTGGGCTTTTTAAGGGAGCGCTTAAGAGAGCAATCCAGAAGGCGTTTTGCTAGAATCAGAGACAACATTGTAGCGGCGCACTTTGGGGAAGATTTAGAAGAAATTGAAGGTTTTTTAGAGCGCTTTGATAAAGCCAATTTGAAAGAAAAATCGCTCATGCTAGAGAGCTTGAAAAAAAGCAAGAACACCGCCATCGCTTTGGAATTGAAAAAGAAAGAAAAAAAGTCGCTTAAAAAAGTGTATAAAGAAGAAGTGATCAAACGCTCCATTTTAAAAAAGATTGTTACCGCTTGGTTGGTAACCGTGCCGGTTTCTGCGCTTTTAGGCGCGCTTCTGTTTGTGGCTCTTGGTTTTACAGAAAAGTATTTCTAGGGTTTTTGAAGGCTTGATTTTTAAAGTTAGGCTTAATCTTTTATGTTAAAATTCTAAGATTTTATATATTTTATATTTATCGTTAGGTTTTAGGTTTAAATCATGGGGAGGAATCAAGGAGCTTATTTGGACCCGTCTGAATCAATTCTGATGTTGATGGTTACTTTTTTATTGGTGCTGTTGAACGCTTTTTTTGTGCTTTCAGAGTTTGCCCTTGTGAAAGTGCGTAAAACCCGCTTAGAAGAGCTGGTTAAAATCGGTAATTCCAACGCTAAACTCGCTTTAAAGATGAGTCAAAGACTAGACACTTATTTGAGCGCCACGCAGTTAGGCATCACCCTTTCTTCATTGGCTTTAGGTTGGGTGGGTGAGCCTGCTATCGCAAGGTTGTTGGCCGCGCTGTTTGAGTCTATGGATTTGAGAGAAAATCCTATTTTTATCCATTCAATGAGCGTGGTCATAGCGTTTTTAAGCATCACTTTTTTGCATGTCGTGTTGGGCGAGATTGTGCCTAAATCTTTAGCGATCGCTAAATCTGAAAAAGCCGCTCTTTTTGCCGCGCGCCCTTTGCATGTGTTTTGGGTGGTGTTTTATCCGGTGGTGCGCCTGTTTGATGTGATCGCTCATTTTTTTTTGAAAAAGATGGGCGTCAATCCTAAAGAGCATGAGAGCATGCATTCTGAAGAAGAGTTAAAAATCATTGTGGGCGAGAGTTTGAGAGAGGGCATTATTGATTCAGTGGAGGGCGAAATCATTAAAAACGCGGTGGATTTTTCTGACACGAGCGCTAAAGAAATCATGACCCCACGAAAAGACATGGTGTGTTTGGACGAAGAAAACAGCTATGAAGAAAATATAGACATTGTTTTAAAAGGCCATTTCACGCGCTACCCTTATTGCAAGGGTTCTAAGGATAACATTATCGGCATGGTGCATATTAGGGATTTGCTTTCTCGCTCTATTTTTACCCCTAAAATGCATGATTTCAATCAAATCGTCAGGAAAATGATCATCGTCCCTGAGAGCGCTTCCATTTCTCAAATCCTTATTAAAATGAAAAAAGAGCAAATCCATACCGCTTTGGTGATTGATGAATACGGCGGCACGGCCGGGTTGCTCACGATGGAAGACATTATTGAAGAGATCATGGGCGAGATTAGCGACGAATACGATTTGAAACAAGAGGGCGTGAACAAGCTTGAAGAGGGCGTGTTTGAATTAGAGGGCATGCTGGATTTGGAGAGCGTAGAAGAAGTGCTTCACATTGAATTTGACAAAGAATGCGAGCAGGTAACGCTTGGGGGCTATGTTTTTAGCTTGCTAGAGCGCATGCCTATGGAGGGAGATACAATCGTTTCGCATGGGTATTCTTTTGAAGTGTTAAGCGTGGATGGGGCTAGGATAAAACGCTTAAAAGCGGTTAAACAAGATCGGGGAGAAAATGAAGCATGAAAAAAACAACCCTCTTTGTATTGGGCTTATTATTCAATAGCTCTTTGAACGCTGTTGATGGAGTTCCTAAAACCGATCTTTCTTCTTTGAATTTGGCTGAAGACAGCCTGCCTTTGAACCACCCTAACGCCCAAAAGCTCTCTTTAAAAAACGCATGGGCTAGGGTATTGTCTAACCATGAAGGCTTGCATGCACAAGAATACGCCATTAAGCGAGCGAGTAAAATGAAATTAGCGGCTAAGCTTTCTTTTTTGCCTCAAATTGATTTGAGCGCTTTTTACGTGTATCTCTCTAACCCCATTAAAATGGATTTTGCCAGCCAAAAACAAGCGGGCGTGCAAAAAGCCACCAACCAGATCCATCAAGGCTTGCAAAACATCCAACAAAATATCCCCCCTCAAGTATTAACCCCTCAAATCCAAGCGGGCATGCAAGGGGTGATGCAAGGCTTTGGGGCTTTGAGCAGCACTTTAGAAGCCCCCTTATTGTTTTCTAAGCAAAATGTGGTGATTGGGGCTTTGAGCATTATTTATCCCCTTTATATGGGTGGGGCAAGATTCACGATGGTGCGCATTGCGGATTTGATGCAAAAAGACGCTAATGAAGTGTATCGCTTGAAAAAGCTTTCCACTTTTCAAGAGCTTGTGAGCGTGTATTATGGCATGGTGTTAAACGCAGAAGTGGCTGAAACTTTAGAAGAAGTGGAAAAAGGCCATTATAAACATTTCCAAAACGCTTTAAAAATGCAAAAAGTAGGGCAAATCGCTAGGGTAGAAACCTTAGGCGCTCAAGTGGCTTATGATAAGGCCCATATCGCTAGCGTTAAGGCTAAAGATGTGTTAGAAGTTTCGCAGCTCTCGTTCAATTCTATTTTGTCTAGCAAAGACGATCTAGCGCCTTCAAGCAAATTAGAGATCCACACCGAGAAAAATCTGCCCGATTTGAGCTTTTTTGTTGCTTCCACGCTCAATTCTTACCCGGTTTTAAAGACTTTAGAAAATCAGGTTCAAATTTCTAAAGAAAACACGAAATTACAGATCGCTAAATTCTTGCCCCAAGTGAGTTTTTTTGGCTCTTATATCATGAAGCAAAACAATTCGGTGTTTGAAGACATGATCCCTAGTTGGTTTGTGGGCGTGGCCGGGCGCATGCCTATTCTTTCTCCCACAGGGCGTATCCAAAAATACCAAGCGAGCAAATTAGCGGAGTTGCAAGCTAATAGCGAACAAATCCAGGCTAAAAAAAACATGGAATTGTTAGTGAATAAGACTTATAAAGAGACGCTTTCTTATTTGAAAGAATACAAAAGCTTGCTTTCTAGCGTGGAATTAGCCAAGGAAAATTTAAAGCTCCAAGAGCAGGCTTTTTTACAAGGCTTAAGCACGAACGCTCAAGTCATTGATGCGAGAAACACGCTTTCTTCTATCATCGTGGAGCAAAAAAGCGTGGCTTATAAATACATCGTTTCATTAGCGAATTTAATGGCGTTAAGCGATCATATTGATTTATTTTATGAATTTGTTTATTAAAGGAAAAAATCATGTCAAATAGCATGTTGGATAAAAATAAAGCGATTCTTACAGGGGGTGGGGCTTTATTGTTAGGGCTAATCGTG contains:
- a CDS encoding TolC family protein; the encoded protein is MKKTTLFVLGLLFNSSLNAVDGVPKTDLSSLNLAEDSLPLNHPNAQKLSLKNAWARVLSNHEGLHAQEYAIKRASKMKLAAKLSFLPQIDLSAFYVYLSNPIKMDFASQKQAGVQKATNQIHQGLQNIQQNIPPQVLTPQIQAGMQGVMQGFGALSSTLEAPLLFSKQNVVIGALSIIYPLYMGGARFTMVRIADLMQKDANEVYRLKKLSTFQELVSVYYGMVLNAEVAETLEEVEKGHYKHFQNALKMQKVGQIARVETLGAQVAYDKAHIASVKAKDVLEVSQLSFNSILSSKDDLAPSSKLEIHTEKNLPDLSFFVASTLNSYPVLKTLENQVQISKENTKLQIAKFLPQVSFFGSYIMKQNNSVFEDMIPSWFVGVAGRMPILSPTGRIQKYQASKLAELQANSEQIQAKKNMELLVNKTYKETLSYLKEYKSLLSSVELAKENLKLQEQAFLQGLSTNAQVIDARNTLSSIIVEQKSVAYKYIVSLANLMALSDHIDLFYEFVY